From the Primulina tabacum isolate GXHZ01 chromosome 3, ASM2559414v2, whole genome shotgun sequence genome, one window contains:
- the LOC142540127 gene encoding LOW QUALITY PROTEIN: calcium-dependent protein kinase 20-like (The sequence of the model RefSeq protein was modified relative to this genomic sequence to represent the inferred CDS: inserted 1 base in 1 codon) — protein sequence MGNTCVGPNLGKNGFLQSVTAAVWKTRQPETLPPPNQEQEASSTKNKNGDQNNVSSVSPDIKISDFGQACVQSVPPTPIKIAAEEANVVDPQNLVKPEVKVXHSSTNTDNASNNPKDETKHNKPSHIKRVSSVGLQVESVLQRKTENLKEIYSLGKKLGQGQFGTTYLCVEKGTNKEFACKSIPKRKLTTEEDVEDVRREIQIMHHLAGHPNVISIVGAYEDAMAVHVVMELCAGGELFDRIIQRGHYTERKAAELARIIVGVVEACHSLGVMHRDLKPENFLFVNEQEESPLKTIDFGLSMFFKPGETFSDVVGSPYYVAPEVLRKHYGPECDVWSAGVIIYILLCGVPPFWDESEQGIFEQVLKGELDFVSEPWPSISESAKDLVRKMLVRDPKKRLTAHQVLCHPWLQVNSETPDKPLDSAVLSRLKQFSAMNKLKKIAIRVIAESLSEEEIAGLKEMFKMIDVDNSGQITLEELKNGLERVGADLKETEIVSLMQAADIDNSGTIDYGEFVAAMLNLNKVQREDHLFAAFSYFDKDGSGYITRDELQLACEQFGLGDVHLEEIIREVDQDNDGRIDYSEFVAMMQDTGFGKKGLKTV from the exons ATGGGGAACACATGTGTAGGTCCAAACTTGGGCAAAAATGGCTTCTTACAATCCGTGACAGCTGCGGTGTGGAAAACTCGGCAGCCGGAGACCCTTCCGCCTCCCAATCAAGAACAGGAAGCCAGCAGTACTAAAAACAAGAATGGCGATCAAAACAATGTCAGCTCAGTTAGTCCAGATATCAAAATCTCTGATTTCGGTCAGGCTTGTGTACAAAGCGTCCCGCCAACACCAATTAAAATTGCGGCTGAGGAAGCCAACGTCGTGGATCCGCAAAATCTGGTGAAGCCAGAGGTGAAGG ATCATAGTAGTACAAATACTGACAATGCCAGTAACAATCCCAAAGATGAGACAAAACATAATAAGCCTAGTCATATCAAGAGAGTTTCGAGTGTAGGACTGCAAGTTGAATCAGTTTTACAACGAAAAACAGAAAATCTAAAAGAGATATATAGTTTAGGGAAGAAGTTAGGACAAGGGCAATTTGGAACAACATATTTATGCGTGGAGAAGGGAACCAACAAAGAGTTTGCCTGCAAATCTATTCCAAAGAGGAAGTTAACTACAGAGGAGGATGTGGAGGATGTTAGGAGAGAGATTCAAATTATGCATCACTTGGCTGGACATCCAAATGTAATATCTATTGTAGGAGCTTATGAGGATGCCATGGCTGTTCATGTTGTAATGGAGCTTTGTGCGGGAGGAGAACTATTTGATAGGATCATACAAAGGGGCCATTATACAGAAAGAAAGGCCGCAGAGCTTGCTAGGATAATAGTTGGTGTTGTAGAAGCGTGTCATTCCTTGGGGGTTATGCATAGAGACCTGAAACCTGAGAATTTTCTTTTCGTTAATGAGCAAGAGGAGTCACCGCTTAAGACCATTGACTTTGGGCTTTCAATGTTCTTCAAACCTG gTGAAACATTTTCTGATGTGGTTGGAAGCCCATACTATGTAGCCCCTGAGGTTTTAAGGAAGCACTATGGCCCAGAATGTGATGTCTGGAGCGCAGGAGTTATTATTTACATTTTGTTGTGTGGAGTTCCACCTTTTTGGGATG AATCGGAACAAGGAATATTCGAGCAGGTTCTTAAAGGGGAACTTGACTTTGTATCGGAACCTTGGCCTAGTATATCTGAAAGTGCAAAAGATCTAGTCAGAAAAATGCTTGTGCGAGATCCCAAGAAGCGGCTCACAGCCCATCAAGTTCTTT GCCATCCATGGTTACAAGTTAATAGTGAAACTCCAGATAAGCCTCTTGATTCAGCTGTTCTCTCTCGTCTGAAGCAATTTTCTGCCATGAATAAACTCAAGAAGATAGCCATCAGG GTTATAGCTGAAAGTCTCTCAGAGGAGGAGATTGCCGGGCTGAAGGAAATGTTTAAAATGATAGATGTGGATAACAGTGGACAGATCACTCTCGAAGAACTGAAAAACGGTTTGGAAAGAGTTGGTGCCGATCTGAAAGAGACTGAAATAGTTAGCCTGATGCAAGCT GCTGATATTGACAATAGTGGAACCATAGACTACGGAGAATTTGTGGCAGCAATGCTGAATTTAAACAAAGTTCAGAGAGAAGATCACTTGTTTGcggctttttcatattttgacAAAGATGGTAGTGGTTATATCACACGGGATGAGCTCCAGCTGGCTTGTGAGCAATTTGGCCTAGGAGATGTTCACCTAGAAGAAATAATACGCGAAGTTGATCAGGATAAT GATGGTAGGATTGACTACAGTGAATTCGTGGCCATGATGCAAGACACTGGTTTTGGGAAGAAGGGACTCAAAACAGTTTAA
- the LOC142540129 gene encoding arginine-specific demethylase JMJ22 yields MLSQRNLLLKKNSKKRKQSRESSSSKQHISTQKQKLASKNRYSVSPTVTQIESEDEEHEKAEGGEEGKFDLKNSAPSHSHGVQPLGNLYFSASSINSRNTGLGNLRTLTDELILEVLGLLSGSQLGVLSTVSKSFYIFCNHEPLWRSLVLESCKSGFVYKGSWRNTWLGEFKCSYNMVSSGIKVRDFYSDYLFQSWLCANLEMKSEWLERDNIVRRKEISVEEFVLTFEEPNKPVLLEGCLDNWPALKKWDREYLLKVCDDVKFSAGPVEMKLDDYFRYSDQVREERPLYLFDPKFAEKVPQLGMDYDTPAYFNEDLFSVLGDVRPDYRWIIIGPAGSGSSFHIDPNSTSAWNAVIQGSKKWVLFPPDVVPPGVHPSPDGAEVACPVSIIEWFMNFYADTKIWKKKPIECVCKAGEVVFVPNGWWHLVINLEDSIAITQNFVSRRNILNVLDFLKRPNACTLVSGTRDRVNLHEKFKKAIESWLPGTLDQLRMKEEEKNNQEKKLSFWESATDSKAGAFKFSF; encoded by the exons ATGCTTAGCCAGAGGAATCTGTTGCTCAAGAAGAACTCGAAGAAAAGAAAACAATCCCGCGAATCTTCTTCTTCCAAGCAACATATCAGCACCCAAAAACAGAAACTTGCTTCCAAAAATCGATACTCGGTGTCACCAACAGTAACCCAGATAGAATCCGAAGATGAAGAACATGAAAAGGCAGAAGGAGGAGAGGAGGGTAAATTTGACTTGAAAAACTCAGCACCATCGCACTCACATGGTGTCCAACCTTTGGGTAATCTTTACTTCAGCGCTTCATCCATTAATTCGAGAAACACCGGTCTTGGAAATCTTCGAACCCTCACGGATGAGCTTATTCTTGAAGTCCTTGGACTTTTGAGCGGGTCTCAATTAGGGGTTTTATCAACTGTGAGCAAATCTTTCTATATTTTCTGCAACCATGAACCCCTATGGAGGAGTCTTGTGTTGGAAAGTTGTAAAAGTGGGTTCGTGTATAAGGGTTCTTGGAGAAACACCTGGCTTGGCGAATTCAAGTGTTCGTATAACATGGTCAGTTCTGGAATTAAGGTTAGAGATTTTTATTCtgattacttgtttcaaagttGGCTCTGTGCTAATCTTGAGATGAAGTCTGAGTGGCTTGAAAGGGATAATATAGTAAGGAGGAAGGAAATTTCTGTTGAGGAATTTGTGTTGACCTTTGAGGAGCCGAATAAGCCGGTGTTATTGGAGGGTTGCTTGGATAACTGGCCTGCATTGAAGAAATGGGACAGAGAATATTTGCTCaaagtgtgtgatgatgtaaaATTCTCAGCTGGGCCGGTGGAGATGAAGCTCGATGACTACTTCAGGTACTCAGATCAGGTGAGGGAAGAAAGGCCCTTGTACCTTTTTGATCCAAAGTTTGCTGAAAAAGTTCCTCAATTGGGTATGGATTATGATACTCCAGCTTACTTTAATGAGGACTTGTTCAGTGTTTTGGGTGATGTGAGACCAGATTATAGATGGATTATTATTGGACCAGCGGGATCTGGATCATCATTCCACATCGACCCTAATTCGACGTCTGCTTGGAATGCAGTGATCCAAGGTTCCAAAAAATGGGTATTGTTCCCACCTGATGTGGTGCCACCAGGGGTTCATCCAAGCCCAGACGGTGCAGAGGTGGCATGCCCTGTTTCTATAATTGAGTGGTTTATGAACTTCTACGCTGATACCAAAATCTGGAAAAAGAAACCCATCGAGTGTGTCTGCAAGGCAGGAGAAGTAGTCTTTGTGCCAAATGGGTGGTGGCATTTGGTCATTAACCTTGAAGATTCTATTGCAATAACTCAAAATTTTGTTAGCAG GAGGAATATATTGAATGTTTTGGATTTTCTAAAGAGGCCTAATGCATGTACTCTAGTCTCCGGAACAAGAGATAGAGTCAATTTGCACGAAAAGTTTAAGAAAGCTATCGAGTCATGGCTGCCCGGAACCTTGGATCAATTGAGAATGaaagaagaagagaaaaacAATCAGGAGAAAAAACTCTCTTTCTGGGAGTCGGCAACCGATTCCAAGGCAGGTGCCTTCAAGTTTTCCTTTTAA